In the genome of Actinomadura luzonensis, the window GTGCGCCTTCATGTTCGTGATGTCCTCGCCCTTCAGCAGCACCGTGCCGCTGCGGATGTTGACCAGCCCGAACATGGCCTTCAGCAGCGTCGACTTGCCGGCGCCGTTGGGGCCGATGATGCCGATCAGCTCGCCTTCCTGCACGTACAGGTCGGCGCCGTTGAGGATGTTGACGCCCGGCAGGTAGCCGGCGATCAGCTCGTCGCAGCGCAGGACGGCGCCCTCGGCGCCCTCCACGTGGGCGCCGCGGTCGGTGACCGCCGCCTTCGACTCGGCGGGTTCCGGCACGGCGTTCACTTCTGCGTCTCCTCCTCGATCTCGGACTCCAGCTCCGCCTCGGCCTCGTGGAGCTGGGCCTGCAGCTCGGTGTCCGACAGCGGGGCGTCGTGGTGGGCGCCGAGGTAGGCGTCGATCACCCGCTCGTCCGACATGATCGTCGAGGGCGGGCCCTCGGCGATCACCGCGCCCTGGGCCATGACGATCACCCAGTCGCTGATGTCGCGGACCATGTCCATGTCGTGCTCGACGAACAGCACCGTCATGCCCTGCTCGCGCAGGTCCTTGACGTGGCCGAGCAGCGACTGCGTCAGCGCCGGGTTGACGCCCGCCATGGGCTCGTCCAGCATGACCAGCTCGGGGCCGACCATGAGCGCGCGGGCCATCTCCAGCAGCTTGCGCTGGCCGCCGGACAGCGAGCCGGCGAAGTCGTCGCGCTTGGCGTCCAGCTTGAAGCGGACCAGCAGCTCCTCGGCCCGCTCGGTGATCTCGTCCTCCTGCCCGCGCCAGAAGCCCGGCACGAGGGCGCGCCAGAAGCTCTCGCCCTTCTGCTGCTGGGCGCCGAGGCGCATGTTCTCCATCACGGTCAGGCGGGACAGCGCCTTGGTGAGCTGGAAGGTGCGCACCATGCCGGCCCGGGCCACCTTGTGCGCGGGCACGCCGTTCATCGTGCGCCCGTTGAACGTCCAGTTCCCGGAGTCGGCGGTGTCGAAGCCGGTGAGCTGGTTGAAGAAGGTGGTCTTGCCCGCGCCGTTGGGGCCGATCAGCGCGGTGATGGAGCCGCGCTGGATCTCCACGTGCTCGACCTCGACGGCCGTGAGGCCGCCGAAGCGGCGCACGACGTTGTCGACGACGAGGATCGGGTCCGGCTTGGGCACGCCGGGCTCGCGGGCCATGTCCTTGAACGCCGCCAGGGCCGCGGCCTTGCGGTCGGCGGTCACTGCGGTGTCGATCGTGTCATCGCGCATCGATGGCGATCTCCCTCTTGTCACCGAAGATGCCCTGCGGCCGGACGATCAGCAACAGGATGAAGCCCAGGCCGACCAGGGCGTAGCGGATCGGGCCCACCTGGATGCTGGTCATGAAGGGGATGTAGCCGTGGGCCACCAGCTCGGCCAGCAGGTTGCCGGTGAACACGAACAGGACCCAGAAGATCATCGCGCCGACGACGGGGCCGAAGACGCGGGCCGCGCCGCCGAGGATGACGATGGTGTAGGCGAAGAACGTCATCTCGGTGCCGAACACGTCGGGCTGCACGGCGCCGTTGTAGAGGCCGTAGAAGAAGCCGCCGAAGCAGCCGATGACGCCGCCGAGGACCAGCGACTGCATCTTGTAGGCGAAGACGTTCTTGCCGAGCGCGCGCACGGCGTCCTCGTCCTCGCGGATGGCCTTCAGCACCCGGCCCCACGGGCTCTTCATGAGCAGGTAGACCAGCAGGCAGGCGAGCAGCACGACGATCCAGCCGACGGTCAGCAGCCACAGGGTGCGCTCGTCGAAGAGGATCGGGCCGATGCCGTAGCGGCCGGTCGGGTAGGGGTTCATGGCGTAGAAGTCGCCGTTGAAGCCGCGCCGGCCGTCGGAGCCGCCGAAGACGTCCTTGAACTGCACCGAGCGGAAGACCAGCCGGATGATCTCGGCGGCCGCGATCGTGACGATCGCCAGGTAGTCGGCGCGGAGCTGCAGCGTGGGGATGCCCATGAGCAGCGCCAGCACCACCGCGGCCGCCAGGCCCGCGGCGATGCCGATCCAGAACGGCAGGTTCAGCACGGTGACGGTGACCGCCAGGCCGTAGCCGGCCACGGCCATGAACGCCGCCTGGCCGAAGTTGAGCAGGCCGGTGTAGCCGAAGTGGATGTTGACGCCGATCGCGGCCAGGCCGTAGACGATGGTCTCCCAGCCGATGGCGGCGTGGACGGTGGTGGTGAAAATCGTGAGCCAGTCCATCGTTACCCCCGTCACCCGATCCGCTCGCGCCGGCCGAGGATGCCCTGCGGCCGGAAGAGAAGCACGATGATGAGCACCACCAGCGCGCCGACGGACTTCAGCTCCGGCGGCACCCACAGCGTGGACACCTGGATGAACACGCCCACCACGAGCGAGCCGACCAGGGCGCCGAAGGCCGTGCCGAGCCCGCCGAGCGTGACGCCCGCGAAGATCAGCAGCAGGATGTCCTGGCCCATCGTGAACTTCAGCGACTGCGACAGGCCCAGCATGATGCCGGCCAGGGCGGCGATGGCGCCGCCGACAGTCCAGATGATGCGGATGACGCGGTCGACGTTGATGCCGGAGGAGGCGGCGAGCGCCGGGTTGTCGGCCACGGCGCGCGCGGCCTTGCCGGTGCGGGTCTTCATCAGCGCCAGGCCCACGACGACGAGGACGGCCAGCTCGATGCCCATCGCCCAGAGGTTCTTCGGCGCGGCGCTGATCGGGCCGATCGAGATGCCGGCCTGCGTGTTGTAGTCCGCGAAGGACTCGGTCTGCGGGCCGAAGAAGAACTGGATGAGGTTGCGCAGCAGGATGGCCACGCCGATCGAGATGATCATCATGGCGATGGTGCCGGTGCCGCGCTTGCGGAGCTGGCCCCAGAAGAGGCGGTCCTGGCCGTAGCCGAGGGCGCCCGCGGCCACCACGGCGAGGACCGCCGCGGGGATGAGCTGGATCCCGAAGCCGACGTTGAACGCGTAGGCGAGGACCGCGCCCAGGGTGATCAGCTCGCCGTGGGCGAAGTTGGTCAGGCCGGTCGTGCCGTAGATGAGCGAGAGCCCGAGCGCGCCCAGCGCGATGATGAGGCCGAGGTTCAGGCCCTCGAAGGTGAGCTGCGCGGCCTGGTCGAAGAAGGGGCTCTCCTCACCGCCCTCGCTCTGCTGCTGGTTGTTCGCGGCGCCCTTGGCCTCCAGCGCGAACAGCACGGTGGAGCAGTTGCCCTCGTAGACCGTCGGCGTGCGGACGTTGTTGCCGCCCCGGACCTGGGCGTTCTGCGGAAGCGAGCCGGCGTCCAGGGTCACCTTGTACTTGCCTGGTTTGTCGACCTGGACGTCCCAGGCGCCCTGAGCGTTCGAGGTGACCTCCTTGACGGGTTGTCCGCCCTCGGTGGCCACCGAGATTTTGGCGCCGTTCACTGGCTGGCCTTGGAGTTTGAGTGTCCCCTTCAGTCCCTGGCAGTCGGCGGGGCCCGCGTGTGCGGGTCCGGCCAGCAGGAAGACGAGTCCACCCAGGAAGGCCGTGAACGCGATCACGGCTCTGCGCAATGGTGCTCCCTCAAGTAGGTCAAGGCGGGGTTGTGCCCCTCCATCTCGACACGCGCGCATCGCAGGCACAACTGGGATGCAATGGCGGGAGCTTATTGCGGCTACGCCCGTTTCAGTATCGTTCGTCACCAATTAGTGACATGTTGGTGTCACTCATGTGAGGAACCAACGCGGCAGGTCAGGGGCTAAATGAGGGAAGACGCCTGGCGGCTGCCGGAAACGAGAAGGTAACAATTCCACGCTGTCGGTGGACGAGCCCGCGGGGCCGGCCTTTGGGGCCATGTAGGGCTTCCCCGGCCGTACACGTTATCTACCGGGCCTCCCCCGCGGGCTCGCGTTCGGACCACCGTAGCGACCCGCGGGGGCGGTGCGCAAAGAATCGGACGAAGTGCCTTATGAGCAAAATGAGCAGAATGCGTCAGCGGTCGCGCAGCACGCAGGTGAGGCGGGAGGTGCACACGCGCCGCCCCTCCTCGTCGCTGATCTCGATCTCGTACGTCGCCAGCGTCCGCCCGCCGTGCAGCCGCGTCGCCACGCCCGTGACGTGACCCGAGCGGGCCGAGCGGTGGTGCGTGGCGTTGATCTCGACGCCCAGCGCGATCCGCTCAGGGCCGGCGTGGATGGCCGCCGCCACCGATCCCAGCGTCTCGGCCAGCACCGCGGACGCGCCGCCGTGCAGCAGCCCGTACGGCTGCGTGTTGCCCTCGACCGGCATCCGGCCCACCACGCGGTCGGGCCCGGCCTCAAGGAACTCGATGCCCATCCGGCTCGCCAGCGTGCCGTCGTGCATGCCGCGCAGGACCGGGAGATCCAGCGGATTGGTCTGCGTCAAGGGGACGTCTCCACTCTTCCGAGCTCAGGTTTTCTGTCGCAGGGGCAGACTAGGCTGCGTACGTGCCGAAGAGTGAAGTGACCCCCAGCCGTCCGTGCCTGCTGCTGCTTGACGGGCATTCCCTGGCTTATCGCGCCTTCTACGCGCTCAAGGACGCCAACCTCATGACCACCGACGGTCAGCACACCGAGGCGGTCTACGGGTTCACCTCGATGCTGACCAACGTCCTGCGCGACGAGCAGCCGAGCCACGTGGCGGTGGCCTTCGACCGGTCGGAGCCGACGTTCCGGCACGAGGAGTACGCCGACTACAAGGCCAACCGCAGCGAGACGCCGGAGGACTTCCGCGGCCAGATGCAGCTCATCTACGAGCTGCTCGACACGCTGCGCATCCCGCGCCTGTCCAGGGCGGGCTTCGAGGCCGACGACATCATCGCCACGCTCGCCACCCGGGCCGCCGCCGAGGGCATGAGCGTCCTCATCGTCACCGGCGACCGCGACGCGCTGCAGCTCGTCAACGAGCACATCACGGTCCTGATGACCCGGCGCGGCATCAGCGACATGACCCGCTTCACCCCCGACGCCGTCGAGGAGAAGTACGGCCTCACCCCCGCCCAGTACCCCGACTTCGCGGCCCTGCGCGGCGACCCCAGCGACAACCTCCTCAGCATCCCCGGCGTGGGCGAGAAGACCGCGGCCAAGTGGGTGCGCGAGTTCGGCTCCCTCACCGCGCTGGTCGACCGGGTCGACGAGGTCAAGGGCAAGGTCGGCGACAAGCTGCGCGACCACGTCGCCCAGGTGCTGATGAACCGCCGCCTCACCGAGCTGCTGCGCGACGTCCCGGTCGAGGCCGAGCTCGGCGAGCTGCGGCAGGGCGAGTGGGAGCGCGAGGAGGTCAACAAGCTCTTCGACACCCTGCAGATCCGCGGCGAGCTGCGCGAGCGGGTGTTCAAGGTGCTCGGCACCGGCGAGCGCGAGCCCGACCAGGGCTTCGAGGTCGAGACCGTGATCCTCGGCCCCGGCCGGGTGGCCGGCTGGCTGGAGGCCATGCCCGCGGGCCGGGCCGGCCTCGCGTTCAGGGGCGTCCACGGCAGCGGCACCGGCCGCGTCGACGCCATCGCCGTGGCCTCGCCCGACGGCACCGCGGCCCACCTCGACCCGGTCAAGCTCACCGAGGCCGACGAGGCCGCCCTGCGGGCCTGGCTGGCCGACGAGGCGCGGCCCAAGGCCGTCCACGACGCCAAGGGCCCGATGCTGGCCCTGTGGGCCCAGGGCATGGAGCTGCGCGGCCTGAGCTGCGACACCGCGCTCGCCGCCTACCTCGCGATGCCCGGCCAGCGAACGTTCACCCTCGAAGACCTCGCCCGCCGCTACCTCAACCGCGACCTGCGCGCCGAGGAGGAGCCCGACGGGCAGGCCGCGCTGTTCGGCGACGACGAGGACGCCCCCGCCAAGGACCTCGCGCTGCGCGCCCACGTGGTGCGCGAGCTGGCCGAGGCGCTGGAGGGCTTCCTGGCCGGGCGCGGCGGCACCCAGCTCCTCGACGACGTGGAGCTGCCGCTGCTCACCGTGCTGGCCGAGATGGAGCGGGCCGGCATCGCCGTCGACAGCGAATACCTCGCCGGGCTGGAGGCCGAGTTCGGCGCGGCCGTCAAGCACGCCGTGGAGGAGGCCCACCGCTCGGTCGGCGAGCAGTTCAACCTGGGCTCGCCCAAGCAGCTCCAGGAGATCCTGTTCACCCGGCTCAACCTGCCGAAGACGAAGAAGATCAAGACCGGCTACAGCACCGACGCCGACCAGCTCGCCTGGCTCGCCACCCAGACCGAGCACGAGCTGCCGACGATCATGCTGCGCCACCGCGACCAGCAGAAGCTGCGCACCACGGTCGAGGGCCTGATCAAGGAGATCGCCGACGACGGGCGCATCCACACCACCTTCAACCAGATCATCGCCGCCACCGGCCGGCTCTCCTCCGAAAAGCCCAATCTCCAGAACATCCCGATCCGCACCGCCGAGGGCCGCCGCATCCGGCAGGGCTTCACGGTCGGCGACGGCTACGAGACGCTGCTGACGGCCGACTACAGCCAGATCGAGCTGCGGATCATGGCCCACCTGTCGGGCGACGAGTCGCTGATCGCCGCCTTCGAGTCCGGCCACGACTTCCACCAGGCCACCGCGGCCCGGGTGTTCGACCTGCCGCCCGAGCAGATCGACGGCGAGCTGCGGGCCCGCATCAAGGCCATGAACTACGGCCTGGCCTACGGGCTGTCCGACTTCGGGCTGTCCGGGCAGCTCAACATCCCGGTCGCCGAGGCGCGGGCGCTGAAGGAGGAGTACTTCCAGGAGTTCGGCGGCGTGCGCGACTTCCTGCACGCCATCGTCGCCCAGGCGCGCACCGACGGCTACACCGAGACCATCATGGGCCGCCGCCGCTACCTGCCCGACCTCACCAGCGACAACCGGCAGCGGCGCGAGATGGCCGAGCGCATGGCGCTCAACGCGCCGATCCAGGGCTCGGCGGCCGACATCATCAAGGTCGCCATGCTCCACGTCCACCAGGCGATCCGCGAGGAGGGGCTGGCCTCGCGGATGTTGCTGCAGGTGCACGACGAGCTGGTGTTCGAGGTGGCGCCGGGCGAGCTGGAGGCGCTGCGGCAGCTCGTGTGCGACCAGATGAACGCCGCCTACCACCTGCGGGTCCCCCTGGAGGTCTCGGTGGGCGTCGGCCGCACCTGGGAGGACGCCGGCCACTGACCCGCCCGCCCCGCCTCCCGGCCCTTGGCGCGGGGCGGCTCCAGCCCCGTGTCGAGCCGGCCCTGGGCGGGGTGGTCCCGAGGGGCGGGATGCCCTGTCCGCGGGACGATCTGGACTAGGCTGGAGTAACGGTTTCCCCGAGGGGCACGGGAGTTCTGTGCGGTTACCAGCCTCCAGTACGCGGATCGTCGGCGTCGCGAACGTCGTGGTCATCACCACGGCGATCATCGGGCTCAGCCTCATGCCGTCGCCGCCGGGCCCCCACGCGGGCGCGGCGGCGGCCGTGCGCGTCGCGCAGAGCCCGGCGGCGTCCCCCGGAGCCTCGCCGGCCACCCCGGTCGGGCTGCCGCCGGGGGTGGAGGCGACGCCCGAGTTCGCCCGGCAGGTGCGCGCGAACGAGGCGGGCCTGGTGCCCGTCCTCATGTATCACCGCATCCTGCGCAAACCGGTCGCCTCCATCGACCGTACGCCGGCCGAGCTGCGCAAGGAGCTGGAGCGGCTGGCCCGCGACGGCTACGTGCCCGTGACCGCGGCCGAGTTCGCCACCGGCGAGATCCACGTGCCCGCGGGCCGTTTCCCGGTCGTGCTGACCTTTGACGACGGGCATCCGAGCCACTTCGCCCTGGACGAGGCCGGCAACCCGGCCCCCGACACCGCGGTCGCGATCATCCAGGAGGTGGCCGCCCGTTACCCGTCGTTCCGGCCGACCGCCACGTTCTGGGTCAACAAGGAGCCGTTCGGGCTGCGCGACGAGGCGTCCCAGGCCGCCGCCGTGCGCTGGCTGACCGAGCATGGCTACGAGGTGGCCAACCACACCTGGAGCCACCCCAACCTGCGGGCGCTGCGCAAGGGCAAGGTGCGCGAGCAGATCGGCCGGGTCGAGCGGCTGCTGGAGAAGCTCGGCGCGCCCCCGTCCAGGACCATGGCGCTCCCGTACGGGTCGATGCCGCGCCCGAGGTCCGCCGCCCGGGCCGGATCATGGGAGGGCGCGCGCTATGATTTCGCCGGCGTGTTCCTCGCCGGCGCCGAGCCGTCGCTTTCGCCCTACGCGAAAAAATTCGACAGGGGAGCGATCCAGCGCATCCAGAGCAACGGCAAGAAGGGCGAGTGCCGCAAGTGGTGCTCGCAGTACTGGCTGGAGTGGCTGGACAAGCATCCTGGTGAGCGCTACGTCTCCGACGGGGACCCGGGACGGATCTCCATCCCCCGGGCGCTACGGGGTAATATCGTGGCAAAGCGAGGGCTCCAGGTCATCGCCTACTGACCTCACCCCGGATTGACCCCGTGGCCTTGGTCTCATATGCTGATCGCTGCGCTGTGGGCTCGCGCGCGCCTCAGACGGAGCGGGCTCGCGCTCGGTCACGTCGATGTCGTAATTCCTCGGCTTGATGCGGAAGAGGGCCTGCCGCGCATCCGCCACATCGACATCCTGTCCGCGTTCGGAGCAATTCCACACATGACGTCCAGCACTGAGGCCACCTCGAGCACCCCGCAGGTAGCGGTCAACGACATCGGGTCCGAGGAAGCCTTCCTCGCCGCGATCGACGAGACCATCAAGTACTTCAACGACGGCGACATCGTCGAGGGCACCGTCGTCAAGGTCGATCGAGACGAGGTCCTTCTCGATATCGGCTACAAGACCGAGGGTGTCATCCCCTCGCGCGAGCTTTCGATCAAGCACGATGTCGACCCTGCTGACGTCGTGGAGGTCGGCGAACACGTCGAGGCCCTGGTTCTCCAGAAGGAGGACAAGGAGGGCCGCCTGATCCTGTCCAAGAAGCGCGCCCAGTACGAGCGCGCCTGGGGCACGATCGAGAAGATCAAGGACGAGGACGGCATCGTCACCGGCACCGTCATCGAGGTCGTCAAGGGTGGTCTCATCCTCGACATCGGCCTCCGTGGCTTCCTCCCGGCGTCCCTGGTCGAGATGCGCCGTGTCCGCGACCTGCAGCCGTACGTCGGCCGGGAGCTCGAGGCGAAGATCATCGAGCTCGACAAGAACCGCAACAACGTGGTCCTGTCGCGCCGCGCCTGGCTCGAGCAGACGCAGTCCGAGGTTCGCCAGACGTTCCTCAACACCCTTCAGAAGGGTCAGGTCCGCAAGGGCGTCGTCTCCTCGATCGTCAACTTCGGCGCGTTCGTGGACCTCGGCGGAGTCGACGGCCTGGTCCACGTGTCCGAGCTGTCCTGGAAGCACATCGACCACCCGTCCGAGGTGGTCGAGGTCGGCCAGGAGGTCACGGTCGAGGTCCTCGACGTCGACATGGAGCGCGAGCGCGTCTCCCTGTCGCTCAAGGCCACCCAGGAAGACCCGTGGCAGCAGTTCGCCCGCACCCACCAGATCGGCCAGGTCGTGCCGGGCCGCGTCACCAAGCTGGTGCCGTTCGGCGCGTTCGTCCGGGTCGAGGAGGGCATCGAGGGCCTGGTCCACATCTCCGAGCTGGCCGAGCGCCACGTGGAGATCCCGGAGCAGGTCGTCCAGGTCGGCGACGAGATCTTCGTGAAGATCATCGACATCGACCTCGACCGTCGCCGCATCAGCCTGTCGCTGAAGCAGGCCAACGAGGGCGTGGGCGCCGAGGTCGAGTTCGACCCGACGCTCTACGGCATGGCCGCGACGTACGACGACCAGGGCAACTACATCTACCCCGAGGGCTTCGACCCGGAGACGGGCGAGTGGCTCGAGGGCTTCGACAAGCAGCGTGAGGAGTGGGAGCGGCAGTACGCCGAGGCCCAGCAGCGCTTCGAGGCCCACCGGAAGCAGATCGAGGAGGCCCGCAAGGCCGAGGCCGAGGCCGGCGAGGGCGCTCCGACGTCCTACGGCAGCGAGGCCCCGGCTCAGCAGAGCAGCTCCTCGTCCGCTCCGGCCAGCGGCGCGCTCGCCTCGGACGAGGCGCTCGCGGCGCTGCGCGAGAAGCTCGCGGGCGGCCAGAGCTGAGGCTCTGCTCCTGGAGCAAGGCAGTAGAAGCAAGGCAGTAGAACGGAAGGCCCCGCACGGATCCGTGCGGGGCCTTCCGCCTGTCCTGCGGCTTTTCCGGCCGCCGGCGCGGAACGCGGAACGAATCCTGCCGCATCGCTTCCTAAGGTCATCCGCATGACCGAGACCATCACGCCGTTCCGCATCGACATCCCTCAGGCCGACCTCGACGACCTGCGCGACCGGCTGCGCCGCACCCGCTGGGCCCGTCAGCTCCCCGGCGGCTGGCGGCGCGGCGTCCCCGTGGCCTACCTGCGGGAGCTGGCCACGTACTGGGCCGAGGAGTTCGACTGGCGCGCCCAGGAGGCCAGGCTCAACGCCTTCCCGCAGTTCACCACCACCGTGGACGGGCAGAGCGTGCACTTCCTGCACGTCCGCTCGCCCGAGCCGCACGCCCTGCCGCTGATCGTCACGCACAGCTGGCCGAGCTCGGTCGCCGAGCTGCTCGACGTGCTCGGCCCGCTCACCGACCCGCGCTCCCACGGGCTCGACCCGGGCCTCGCCTTCCATGTCGTCGCGCCCTCCCTGCCCGGCTTCGCCTTCTCACCCTTCCCTGGGCCCGCCACTGAGCCCGCCACTGGGCCCGCCTCTGGGCCCGCCTCCGAAACGGCTGACGAGCGGCCCTGGAGCGTCGAGCGCGTGGCCCGTACCTGGGCCGAGCTGATGCGCCGGCTCGGCCACGACCGCTACGGGGCCCACGGCAACGACGCGGGGGCGCTGGTCACGGCGCGGCTCGCCGCCCTCGACCCCGAGCACGTCACCGGCGCGGTGATCACCTCCGGCCTCGGCATCCCCACCGGCGACCCCGCCGAGCTGGCGGGGGCGAGCGAGGACGAGCTGGCCTGGCTGAAGATGCTGGGCGAGCGCATGGCCGGCGGCAGCGGGTACGGCCCCTACCTGGCCGGCCGGCCGCAGACCCTCGCCCACGGGTTCGCCGACTCGCCGGTGGCGCAGCTGGCGTACCTGGTGGAGCGGTTCAAGGAGTTCGACGGCTGGCCGGAGGACGGGACGCCGGTGGCCGAGCCCGTGGACCGCGACCTGGTGCTGACCAACGCCAGCCTGTACTGGTTCACCGGCACTGGCGGGTCGTCGTCCTGGACGTACTACGACGGCGCCGCCGGGATGCCCGCCGACCAGCGCGCCGTCCCCACCGGAGCCACGCACGGCGGGCCCGCGCTGCTGCGCCGCATCGCCGAGCGCGGCAACGACATCGTGTACTGGGGCGACGGGCAGAGCCCCAGCCACATGGTGGCCATGGCCGCGCCCGAATCGGTGGTGACCGGCGTACGGGAGTTCTTCGGCGTCCTGCTCCGCTAGGGTGCTGTCCGTGACGATCGAGCGGGCGGTGCCGGCGGACGCGGGAGAGATCCTCACCCTTCAGCGGGCGGCCTACGTGAGCGAGGCCCAGCTCTACGGAGACCCCTACATCCCGCCGCTCGTGGAGTCGCTGGAGCAGCTGCGCAAGGTCATCGAGGGCGCCCTCGTGCTCAAGGCGCTCGACGGCGCCCGCATCGTCGGCGCGGTGCGCGGGCAGCTCTCCGGCACCACCTGCCTGGTCGGCCGCCTGGTCGTCGCCCCCGACCGGCAGGGGCAGGGGCTCGGCACGGCGCTGCTGGCCGCGCTGCACGAGCAGGTGCCGGAGGCCACGGCGTTCGACCTGTTCACCGGCCACCTGTCGGCCGGCAACCTCAAGCTCTACCGCCGCCTGGGCTACCGGGAGACCCACCGGGAGCGGATGGACGACCACCTGACGATGGTCCACCTGCGGCGGGAGCCAGATCGATCCCCTCCTCGGCCGTGACCACCGCGCGGCCCATGTCGTCGTCCACCCAGTTCCAGCCCCACCGCCACTCCGAGCCCGCCGGGTGCTCGGCGTTCAGCCGGTCGAGCAGCGGACGCAGCTCGGCGGCCGGCACCACCACCTGGTGGCGGCCGCGCCAGGGCACGTGCGCGGGCGGGTCCAGCGGCGGCGTCGCGACGCCGTGGGCGCGCAGGGCCGCCACGACGCCCGCCGGGTCCACGCCGAACACGTGCAACGTCGTCGCCTCCCGGTCCCAGGCGTCGTAGGCCAGCGCCAGCAGCCAGTGCTCGGGGCCGGGCGCCCGGTGACCGGCGGCCAGCGCCAGGCCCCTGGCGACCCCGTACAGGGTGTGGAAGGCGGGGTTGGCGAAGCCGCCCGCGCCGTGGCCCGGCCGCTCCCCGTGGCGCAGCACCTTGAGCGCCCGCGCCCGGTCCAGCCCCGCCTCGCGCAGGACGCGCGCGGCGAGGGAGTCCTCGGCCAGCAGGGCGAGCACGACGTGCAGCGGGCTCACCCAGTCGTCCCCGGCCGCGGCGGCCTGGTCGTGGGCGGCCCGTACGATCGGGGTCGTCATGCCTACGATGATGGCCCCGTACCCGCCGAACGTGGATAGGCTTTCACGGTGCTGAAGATTGGGCTCACCGGCGGCATCGGCTCCGGCAAGAGCGAGGTGTCCAAGCGGCTGGCGGCACACGGGGCCGTCGTGATCGACGCCGACAAGATCGCCCGTGAGGTCGTCGAGCCCGGCACGGTCGGGCTGGCGCGGGTCGTCGCCGTCTTCGGCGACGAGGTGCTGCGCCCGGACGGGACGCTCGACCGGGAGAAGCTCGGCTCCATCGTCTTCGCCGACAGCGAGAAGCTGGCGGCGCTCAACGGCATCGTGCACCCGCTGGTGGGGGAGCGGGTGGCGGCGCTGCAGGCCGAGGCGCCCGACGACGCGGTCGTCGTGTACGACGTGCCGCTGCTGGCCGAGAACAAGCTCGCCCCCATGTACGACGTGGTCATCGTGGTGGACGCGGCCGACGAGGTGCGCATCCGGCGGCTGGCCGAGTTCCGGGGGATGGCGGAGGCCGACGCCAAGGCCCGCATCGCGGCCCAGGCGAGCCGGGAGGACCGGCTGGCGGTGGCCGACGTCGTCATCCCCAACGAAGGGACGCTGGAGGAGCTGGACGGGCGGGTCAGGGACGTCTGGGACCAGCTCCGGCGTCGCGCCGCCCGCGGCTGACCCACCACCGGCCGGGGCGGGGGTCACTCACCCGACTGGGACGTGCCGCCGCCGGTGGAGCCCTGGCCCGCGACCTGGCCCGGGATCTGCGGCACCGGGGTGAGCGTGGTGGCGCCCGGCGTCGTGGGGGCGGCCGTCGCCTCGCCGCTCCCGACCCCCGCGACCAGCGCCTTCCTCCTGGGACGTACCGGCTGCGGGCGAATGGCGCGCGGGCGGGCGGAGCGGTTGCGCGCGTTGGCCGCCCCCTGC includes:
- the polA gene encoding DNA polymerase I, which gives rise to MPKSEVTPSRPCLLLLDGHSLAYRAFYALKDANLMTTDGQHTEAVYGFTSMLTNVLRDEQPSHVAVAFDRSEPTFRHEEYADYKANRSETPEDFRGQMQLIYELLDTLRIPRLSRAGFEADDIIATLATRAAAEGMSVLIVTGDRDALQLVNEHITVLMTRRGISDMTRFTPDAVEEKYGLTPAQYPDFAALRGDPSDNLLSIPGVGEKTAAKWVREFGSLTALVDRVDEVKGKVGDKLRDHVAQVLMNRRLTELLRDVPVEAELGELRQGEWEREEVNKLFDTLQIRGELRERVFKVLGTGEREPDQGFEVETVILGPGRVAGWLEAMPAGRAGLAFRGVHGSGTGRVDAIAVASPDGTAAHLDPVKLTEADEAALRAWLADEARPKAVHDAKGPMLALWAQGMELRGLSCDTALAAYLAMPGQRTFTLEDLARRYLNRDLRAEEEPDGQAALFGDDEDAPAKDLALRAHVVRELAEALEGFLAGRGGTQLLDDVELPLLTVLAEMERAGIAVDSEYLAGLEAEFGAAVKHAVEEAHRSVGEQFNLGSPKQLQEILFTRLNLPKTKKIKTGYSTDADQLAWLATQTEHELPTIMLRHRDQQKLRTTVEGLIKEIADDGRIHTTFNQIIAATGRLSSEKPNLQNIPIRTAEGRRIRQGFTVGDGYETLLTADYSQIELRIMAHLSGDESLIAAFESGHDFHQATAARVFDLPPEQIDGELRARIKAMNYGLAYGLSDFGLSGQLNIPVAEARALKEEYFQEFGGVRDFLHAIVAQARTDGYTETIMGRRRYLPDLTSDNRQRREMAERMALNAPIQGSAADIIKVAMLHVHQAIREEGLASRMLLQVHDELVFEVAPGELEALRQLVCDQMNAAYHLRVPLEVSVGVGRTWEDAGH
- a CDS encoding ATP-binding cassette domain-containing protein: MNAVPEPAESKAAVTDRGAHVEGAEGAVLRCDELIAGYLPGVNILNGADLYVQEGELIGIIGPNGAGKSTLLKAMFGLVNIRSGTVLLKGEDITNMKAH
- a CDS encoding branched-chain amino acid ABC transporter permease; this translates as MNGAKISVATEGGQPVKEVTSNAQGAWDVQVDKPGKYKVTLDAGSLPQNAQVRGGNNVRTPTVYEGNCSTVLFALEAKGAANNQQQSEGGEESPFFDQAAQLTFEGLNLGLIIALGALGLSLIYGTTGLTNFAHGELITLGAVLAYAFNVGFGIQLIPAAVLAVVAAGALGYGQDRLFWGQLRKRGTGTIAMMIISIGVAILLRNLIQFFFGPQTESFADYNTQAGISIGPISAAPKNLWAMGIELAVLVVVGLALMKTRTGKAARAVADNPALAASSGINVDRVIRIIWTVGGAIAALAGIMLGLSQSLKFTMGQDILLLIFAGVTLGGLGTAFGALVGSLVVGVFIQVSTLWVPPELKSVGALVVLIIVLLFRPQGILGRRERIG
- a CDS encoding ABC transporter ATP-binding protein — translated: MRDDTIDTAVTADRKAAALAAFKDMAREPGVPKPDPILVVDNVVRRFGGLTAVEVEHVEIQRGSITALIGPNGAGKTTFFNQLTGFDTADSGNWTFNGRTMNGVPAHKVARAGMVRTFQLTKALSRLTVMENMRLGAQQQKGESFWRALVPGFWRGQEDEITERAEELLVRFKLDAKRDDFAGSLSGGQRKLLEMARALMVGPELVMLDEPMAGVNPALTQSLLGHVKDLREQGMTVLFVEHDMDMVRDISDWVIVMAQGAVIAEGPPSTIMSDERVIDAYLGAHHDAPLSDTELQAQLHEAEAELESEIEEETQK
- a CDS encoding branched-chain amino acid ABC transporter permease gives rise to the protein MDWLTIFTTTVHAAIGWETIVYGLAAIGVNIHFGYTGLLNFGQAAFMAVAGYGLAVTVTVLNLPFWIGIAAGLAAAVVLALLMGIPTLQLRADYLAIVTIAAAEIIRLVFRSVQFKDVFGGSDGRRGFNGDFYAMNPYPTGRYGIGPILFDERTLWLLTVGWIVVLLACLLVYLLMKSPWGRVLKAIREDEDAVRALGKNVFAYKMQSLVLGGVIGCFGGFFYGLYNGAVQPDVFGTEMTFFAYTIVILGGAARVFGPVVGAMIFWVLFVFTGNLLAELVAHGYIPFMTSIQVGPIRYALVGLGFILLLIVRPQGIFGDKREIAIDAR
- a CDS encoding PaaI family thioesterase, translating into MHDGTLASRMGIEFLEAGPDRVVGRMPVEGNTQPYGLLHGGASAVLAETLGSVAAAIHAGPERIALGVEINATHHRSARSGHVTGVATRLHGGRTLATYEIEISDEEGRRVCTSRLTCVLRDR